One region of Halomicrobium sp. LC1Hm genomic DNA includes:
- the dgoD gene encoding galactonate dehydratase, with amino-acid sequence MSEITDYELFEVPPRWLFLRIETSDGLVGWGEPVVEGRAKTVRTAVEELMDNYLLGEDPSRIEDHWQTMYRGGFYRGGPVLMSAIAGIDQALWDIKGKRFGAPVHELMGGKARDRIRVYQWIGGDRPSDVAEQAREQVEAGFTALKMNATEEIERVDDPATIQAAVDRLRQVREAVGDDIDIGVDFHGRVTKPMAKRLVEELEPHEPMFVEEPVLPEHNDALPEIAQHTTTPIATGERMFSRWDYKSLFENGTVDVIQPDLSHAGGITEVKKIAAMAEAYDVAMAPHCPLGPLALASCLQVDATAANAFIQEQSLDIHYNETSDVLDYLADPAVFDYDDGYVDIPDGPGLGVEVDEEYVREQAELDHDWHNPVWRHDDGSVAEW; translated from the coding sequence ATGAGCGAGATTACCGACTACGAGCTGTTCGAAGTCCCGCCGCGGTGGCTGTTCCTCCGGATCGAGACCAGCGACGGCCTCGTCGGCTGGGGCGAACCAGTCGTCGAGGGCCGGGCGAAGACCGTCCGCACCGCCGTCGAGGAACTGATGGACAACTATCTGCTGGGCGAGGACCCGTCACGGATCGAAGACCACTGGCAGACGATGTACCGCGGCGGCTTCTATCGGGGCGGCCCCGTGCTCATGTCGGCGATCGCCGGCATCGACCAGGCACTGTGGGACATCAAGGGCAAGCGCTTCGGCGCGCCAGTCCACGAACTCATGGGCGGGAAGGCCCGCGACCGGATTCGCGTCTACCAGTGGATCGGCGGGGACCGTCCCTCCGACGTGGCCGAGCAGGCCCGCGAGCAGGTCGAAGCGGGCTTCACGGCGCTGAAGATGAACGCCACCGAGGAGATCGAGCGCGTCGACGACCCCGCCACCATCCAGGCCGCCGTCGACCGGCTCCGGCAGGTCAGAGAAGCGGTCGGCGATGACATCGACATCGGCGTCGACTTCCACGGCCGCGTCACGAAACCGATGGCCAAACGCCTGGTCGAGGAGCTCGAACCCCACGAACCCATGTTCGTCGAGGAGCCCGTGCTGCCCGAACACAACGACGCCCTCCCCGAGATCGCTCAGCACACGACGACGCCCATCGCCACGGGTGAGCGAATGTTCTCCCGGTGGGACTACAAGTCGCTGTTCGAGAACGGCACCGTCGACGTAATTCAGCCAGACCTCTCTCATGCCGGGGGGATCACCGAGGTCAAGAAGATCGCGGCGATGGCCGAGGCCTACGACGTGGCGATGGCTCCCCACTGCCCGCTGGGGCCGCTCGCGCTGGCGTCGTGTCTCCAGGTCGACGCCACCGCCGCCAACGCCTTCATCCAGGAACAGAGCCTCGACATCCACTACAACGAGACCAGCGACGTGCTCGACTATCTCGCCGATCCCGCGGTCTTCGACTACGACGACGGCTACGTCGACATCCCCGACGGCCCCGGTCTGGGCGTCGAGGTCGACGAGGAGTACGTCCGCGAGCAGGCCGAACTCGACCACGACTGGCACAACCCCGTCTGGCGACACGACGACGGCAGCGTCGCCGAGTGGTAG
- the dgoD gene encoding galactonate dehydratase, which translates to MTRIVDYELFEVPPRWLFLKLETDDGTAGWGEPILEGRAATVRTAVEELLEGYLLGEAAGRIEDHWQTMYRGGFYRGGPVLMSAIAGIDQALWDIEGKRTDRSVADLLGGPTREHVPVYKKLVPERVDRIPELATDAVEAGYETLKLLTTYQTAPLESGADVDAICEHLSLAREAVGRAVDIGIDLHGHISASMAPRVCARLAADDPAFVEEPVRPEHLRTLDRSATHDIPVAFGERLYSRWEFRPHLEAGRVDIVQPDISHAGGITEIAKIASMAETYGAQVMPSCSVGPIASAASTQLSHHLPNAVTQPDLGEHYVDAYVDNADELRSENGRVTLPDRPGLGVDVNEAGVRDHAGTGSDWRPPVRRYDDGSFVEW; encoded by the coding sequence ATGACCCGGATCGTCGACTACGAACTGTTCGAGGTGCCGCCGCGCTGGCTGTTCCTGAAGCTCGAAACGGACGACGGGACGGCGGGCTGGGGCGAACCCATCCTCGAAGGGCGCGCCGCGACCGTCCGGACGGCCGTCGAGGAGCTACTGGAGGGGTACCTGCTGGGTGAGGCGGCGGGTCGGATCGAGGACCACTGGCAGACGATGTATCGCGGCGGCTTCTACCGTGGGGGTCCCGTGCTCATGTCGGCGATCGCCGGGATCGACCAGGCGCTGTGGGACATCGAGGGCAAGCGGACGGATCGGTCGGTCGCCGACCTGCTGGGCGGCCCCACGCGCGAGCACGTCCCGGTCTACAAGAAGCTCGTCCCGGAGCGCGTCGACAGGATCCCCGAGCTGGCGACCGACGCCGTCGAGGCGGGCTACGAGACGCTCAAGCTGCTGACGACCTACCAGACCGCACCGCTGGAGTCGGGTGCCGACGTCGACGCGATCTGTGAACACCTGTCGCTCGCTCGCGAGGCGGTCGGACGGGCGGTCGACATCGGGATCGACCTCCACGGCCACATCTCGGCGAGCATGGCTCCGCGGGTGTGTGCCCGACTCGCGGCGGACGACCCAGCGTTCGTCGAGGAGCCCGTCCGACCCGAGCACCTGCGGACGCTGGATCGGTCGGCCACGCACGACATCCCGGTGGCGTTCGGCGAGCGGCTCTACTCGCGCTGGGAGTTCCGCCCGCACCTCGAAGCGGGGCGAGTCGACATCGTCCAACCAGACATCAGTCACGCGGGCGGGATCACCGAGATCGCGAAGATCGCGTCGATGGCCGAGACCTACGGGGCGCAGGTGATGCCGAGTTGCTCGGTCGGACCGATCGCCTCCGCGGCCAGCACGCAGCTCAGCCACCACCTTCCGAACGCCGTCACGCAGCCCGACCTGGGCGAGCACTACGTCGACGCCTACGTCGACAACGCCGACGAACTGCGCAGCGAGAACGGGCGAGTCACCCTCCCCGATCGGCCCGGCCTCGGGGTCGACGTGAACGAGGCTGGCGTCCGGGACCACGCCGGCACGGGAAGCGACTGGCGACCGCCGGTCCGACGGTACGACGACGGAAGTTTCGTCGAGTGGTGA
- a CDS encoding ABC transporter substrate-binding protein — protein sequence MPEDTTRRGFLTVAGAGAATALAGCSSGPSEESTATDEPTDSTDDGGDESTESSDASDDSTSSVSNTLQMMSPGPVQTLDPINAKGSGVGFNQYGSSLLDFPNGEYPPEGAVIEDYSMSDDGMTYTFQLKQGVSFHDGTELTAEDVAYSFRRLAGSENSRNRDDIIGETMTIDHEKDASRSEPADEETLTDYVPGSLAVEAVDDYTFEFTLASPFQYTLSQIAGGTFAILPAGSVGDVEGYDGEYEYNEFFSTAGDGPAYAGLGPFEVDEWNKGDALQLTAFDDYYGEGPELDGVTITVVESANTRFSRFQNGNADLMQEDISTAAFNPDSVSIEETSGSQSVGTYTFDDGTTVNYGEIPALRTEYIVFNCLEVPLPVRRAFAYAMNQDEIAKNVYKGTGQPAYHMTPPAAYPTFEDGVGSAETYDRHAENGYQSVTEFGADGYPYGYGETLLDEARSVMEQAGYGENDRYEITATTIAGDSAYGSVFTRLQSKLRSAYIDMSIEESQFGTIISRAINGDMEVFGLGDGMEYPGPQNFLRFLWGNNPGSQFTRWGAEGSFYTEEYRQTSIDAWENKYQPDDSTQQSRNEAFQTVEEMNWASVQELPTVNPVAQRFWQDYVDVEMHGVMGNQTFDQVTKGE from the coding sequence ATGCCTGAGGATACGACGCGGCGAGGCTTTCTGACGGTTGCTGGTGCCGGTGCAGCCACAGCGCTCGCGGGTTGTTCCAGTGGCCCGTCCGAAGAGTCCACCGCGACGGACGAACCGACCGACAGCACAGACGACGGCGGCGACGAGTCCACCGAGTCCTCCGACGCTTCCGACGACAGCACGTCGTCGGTGAGCAACACGCTCCAGATGATGTCTCCGGGGCCCGTCCAGACGCTCGACCCGATCAACGCCAAGGGGTCGGGCGTCGGGTTCAACCAGTACGGCAGTTCCCTGCTTGACTTCCCGAACGGGGAGTACCCGCCGGAAGGGGCGGTCATCGAGGACTACTCGATGTCCGACGACGGGATGACATACACCTTCCAGCTCAAACAGGGCGTCTCCTTCCACGACGGGACCGAACTCACCGCCGAGGACGTGGCCTACTCGTTCCGTCGCCTTGCCGGCTCCGAGAACTCTCGGAACCGCGACGACATCATCGGCGAGACGATGACCATCGACCACGAGAAGGACGCGTCCCGGTCCGAGCCCGCAGACGAGGAGACTCTGACCGACTACGTCCCCGGCTCGCTCGCGGTCGAAGCCGTCGACGACTACACCTTCGAGTTCACGCTCGCCTCGCCGTTCCAGTACACCCTCTCACAGATCGCCGGGGGCACGTTCGCGATCCTCCCCGCCGGCTCGGTCGGCGACGTCGAAGGGTACGACGGCGAGTACGAGTACAACGAGTTCTTCAGTACGGCGGGGGACGGTCCCGCCTACGCCGGCCTCGGTCCGTTCGAAGTCGACGAGTGGAACAAGGGCGACGCGCTCCAGCTGACGGCCTTCGACGACTACTACGGCGAGGGCCCGGAACTCGACGGCGTCACGATCACCGTCGTCGAGAGCGCCAACACGCGCTTTAGCCGCTTTCAGAACGGCAACGCCGACCTCATGCAAGAGGATATCTCGACCGCCGCGTTCAACCCCGACAGCGTCTCCATCGAGGAGACCAGCGGGAGCCAGTCGGTCGGGACCTACACCTTCGACGACGGCACGACGGTCAACTACGGCGAGATCCCGGCGCTCCGGACCGAGTACATCGTGTTCAACTGTCTGGAGGTCCCGCTCCCGGTCCGGCGCGCGTTCGCGTACGCGATGAATCAAGATGAGATCGCAAAGAACGTCTACAAGGGCACCGGACAGCCTGCCTACCACATGACGCCACCGGCAGCGTATCCGACGTTCGAGGACGGCGTCGGCAGCGCCGAGACGTACGACCGCCACGCAGAGAACGGCTATCAGTCGGTCACCGAGTTCGGGGCCGACGGCTACCCGTACGGCTACGGCGAGACGCTACTGGACGAGGCTCGGTCGGTGATGGAGCAGGCGGGCTACGGCGAGAACGACCGCTACGAGATCACCGCGACGACGATCGCGGGCGACAGCGCCTACGGCTCCGTGTTCACCCGTCTCCAGTCGAAGCTCCGGTCGGCCTACATCGACATGAGCATCGAGGAGTCCCAGTTCGGGACGATCATCAGCCGCGCGATCAACGGCGACATGGAAGTGTTCGGCCTCGGCGACGGGATGGAGTACCCCGGGCCACAGAACTTCCTGCGATTCCTCTGGGGGAACAACCCCGGCTCGCAGTTCACCCGCTGGGGTGCCGAGGGGAGCTTCTACACCGAGGAGTACCGCCAGACTTCGATCGACGCCTGGGAGAACAAGTACCAGCCCGACGACTCGACCCAGCAGTCCCGCAACGAGGCCTTCCAGACTGTCGAGGAGATGAACTGGGCCTCTGTCCAGGAACTCCCGACGGTCAACCCCGTCGCACAGCGGTTCTGGCAGGACTACGTCGACGTCGAGATGCACGGCGTCATGGGCAACCAGACGTTCGATCAGGTCACGAAAGGCGAGTAA
- a CDS encoding IclR family transcriptional regulator produces the protein MTDGDRIAATKTAFELLDVVYESGGASAAELMDATGLSRGGVYKHLRTLVEVGALANRDGVYELGPTVAEYGVAASASHAVLDQTDAVDRLARSIDAPANLWVSDGEECHCRYTANADRAASPRAVGDSERLVESPPGKVMLARLPTRRRTELVGTHNETLLSQLETARERQFLEERLLSAPDWVSIAAPVLAPGDDAPAAIETVVPSERADRIDVTTIGESLVETAAEMQ, from the coding sequence ATGACAGATGGCGACCGCATCGCGGCGACGAAGACGGCCTTCGAACTGCTGGACGTGGTCTACGAGTCCGGCGGCGCTTCGGCCGCGGAGCTGATGGACGCGACCGGGCTCTCTCGGGGCGGCGTCTACAAACACCTGCGCACGCTCGTGGAGGTCGGCGCGCTGGCGAATCGCGACGGCGTCTACGAGCTGGGGCCGACGGTCGCCGAGTACGGAGTGGCGGCGAGCGCTTCCCACGCGGTCCTCGACCAGACCGACGCGGTCGATCGGCTGGCCCGCAGCATCGACGCCCCGGCGAACCTCTGGGTGAGCGACGGCGAGGAGTGTCACTGTCGATACACGGCGAACGCGGACCGCGCTGCGTCTCCCAGAGCCGTGGGCGACAGCGAACGACTCGTCGAGAGCCCGCCCGGGAAAGTGATGCTCGCTCGACTCCCGACGCGGCGGCGCACGGAGCTGGTCGGCACCCACAACGAGACGCTACTCTCACAGCTGGAGACGGCCAGAGAGCGTCAATTCCTGGAGGAACGACTCCTGTCGGCACCCGACTGGGTCTCGATCGCGGCCCCGGTGCTCGCGCCGGGAGACGACGCTCCGGCGGCGATCGAGACCGTCGTCCCGTCCGAGCGGGCCGACCGGATCGACGTGACGACGATCGGTGAGTCGCTCGTGGAGACGGCAGCGGAGATGCAGTAG
- the rdfA gene encoding rod-determining factor RdfA, with product MSKVARLIDEWELDGVGQQLEDYWLGTGDEQYSLRELADWFNQRLLAAAHDRADEAYVDGEIENTYELLTDDDVGTGTRAEVETRLEQRGIDLESLRTSFVSHQSVYTYLTDERGVSKPSEERSDSSQIEKTAESIRRLVSRTQAVVRNNLESLHNTDRITIGNFSVFVDVQVFCQDCGTQYSADELLANGGCDCQDEPET from the coding sequence GTGAGCAAAGTCGCCAGGCTGATCGACGAGTGGGAACTCGACGGCGTCGGCCAGCAACTCGAAGACTACTGGCTGGGGACCGGTGACGAACAGTACAGTCTCCGGGAGCTGGCAGACTGGTTCAACCAGCGGTTGCTGGCGGCCGCCCACGACCGGGCCGACGAAGCCTACGTCGACGGCGAGATCGAGAACACCTACGAACTCCTCACCGACGACGACGTTGGGACCGGGACGCGAGCGGAGGTAGAGACGCGCCTCGAACAGCGGGGTATCGACCTCGAATCGCTCCGCACGTCGTTCGTCTCTCACCAGAGCGTCTACACCTACCTCACCGACGAACGGGGCGTCTCCAAGCCCAGCGAGGAGCGCTCCGACAGCTCACAGATCGAGAAGACCGCGGAGTCCATCAGGCGACTGGTCAGCCGGACTCAGGCCGTCGTCCGAAACAACCTCGAAAGCCTCCACAACACCGACCGCATCACGATCGGGAACTTCAGCGTCTTCGTCGACGTACAGGTGTTCTGCCAGGACTGCGGGACCCAGTACAGCGCCGACGAACTGCTCGCGAACGGCGGCTGTGACTGCCAGGACGAGCCGGAGACCTGA
- a CDS encoding long-chain fatty acid--CoA ligase translates to MPGGSDMTLHQFLWRAENVFGDQEIVSRTHEGIHRYTFADYGDRVRKLASVLDRRGYGEGDRIATFAWNNHWHHELYFGVPCQGAQLHMINILLPDAHVQHLVDDAEDAVLVVDPTMLDALEAAYDEEAFDSVELFVVMGDTVPETDLEPVTDYESFIADGDPDYEFPDVSEDQPAGMCYTSGTTGMPKGVEYTHKMYWGHTMGLLTGELGLTARDAAMTVVPMFHVSGWGRPFATLAAGAKQVLPGPNPEPEDLAHLVESEGVTQSAAVPTVWRGLLQHASEADPDLDSLEYVLSGGSATPKGLIERYREDLGIELVSGYGMTETTPITHLAETIPSNVDADGDERTATRAHAGLPLPGVQLKVVDEDGEAVPWDGESLGELLMKGPWVTTEYFNAPDKTERSITEDGWLKTGDIARVTENGYTDVVDRLDDLVKSGGEWISSVELENRLMGHEAVAEAAVIPVEHPTWDERPAAFVVVEDDATADDDLREALRSFVAEEYPSWWVPDAIEFIPAVPKGATGKFSKIDLEDQYVDDELRARVREQAPGQR, encoded by the coding sequence ATGCCAGGCGGCAGCGATATGACCCTGCATCAGTTCCTGTGGCGCGCGGAAAACGTCTTCGGCGACCAGGAGATCGTCTCTCGGACCCACGAGGGCATCCACCGCTACACCTTCGCGGACTACGGCGACCGCGTGCGGAAGCTCGCGAGCGTCCTCGATCGCCGTGGCTACGGCGAGGGCGACCGGATCGCCACCTTCGCGTGGAACAACCACTGGCACCACGAGCTGTACTTCGGCGTGCCCTGTCAGGGCGCACAGCTGCACATGATCAACATCCTCCTGCCGGACGCACACGTCCAGCACCTCGTCGACGACGCCGAGGACGCGGTGCTGGTCGTCGACCCGACGATGCTCGACGCCCTCGAAGCGGCCTACGACGAGGAGGCCTTCGACAGCGTCGAGCTGTTCGTCGTCATGGGCGACACCGTCCCCGAGACCGACCTGGAGCCGGTCACCGACTACGAGTCGTTCATCGCCGACGGCGACCCCGACTACGAGTTCCCCGACGTGAGCGAGGACCAGCCGGCCGGGATGTGCTACACCTCCGGGACGACGGGGATGCCCAAGGGCGTCGAGTACACCCACAAGATGTACTGGGGGCACACGATGGGACTGCTCACCGGAGAGCTGGGCCTCACCGCTCGCGACGCCGCGATGACCGTGGTGCCGATGTTCCACGTCTCGGGGTGGGGCCGTCCGTTCGCGACGCTCGCCGCCGGTGCCAAGCAGGTCCTCCCCGGCCCGAACCCGGAGCCCGAAGACCTCGCCCACCTCGTCGAGTCCGAGGGCGTGACCCAGAGCGCGGCAGTGCCGACCGTGTGGCGCGGGCTGCTCCAGCACGCCTCGGAGGCGGACCCGGACCTCGATTCCCTGGAGTACGTCCTCTCGGGTGGGTCGGCGACGCCCAAGGGCCTCATTGAACGCTACCGCGAGGATCTGGGCATCGAACTGGTCTCGGGCTACGGGATGACCGAGACGACGCCGATCACGCACCTCGCCGAGACGATTCCCAGCAACGTCGACGCGGACGGCGACGAGCGGACGGCGACGCGTGCCCACGCGGGGCTGCCGCTGCCCGGCGTCCAGCTGAAAGTCGTCGACGAGGACGGCGAGGCGGTCCCGTGGGACGGCGAATCGCTCGGCGAACTCCTGATGAAGGGGCCGTGGGTCACGACCGAGTACTTCAACGCCCCCGACAAGACCGAGCGGTCGATCACCGAGGACGGCTGGCTCAAGACCGGCGACATCGCACGGGTCACCGAGAACGGGTACACCGACGTGGTCGACCGCCTCGACGACCTCGTCAAGAGCGGCGGGGAGTGGATCTCCAGCGTCGAACTGGAGAACCGCCTGATGGGTCACGAAGCGGTCGCGGAGGCGGCAGTGATCCCCGTCGAACATCCCACTTGGGACGAGCGCCCCGCCGCGTTCGTCGTCGTCGAGGACGACGCCACGGCCGACGACGACCTGCGCGAGGCGCTTCGCTCGTTCGTCGCCGAGGAGTACCCCTCGTGGTGGGTGCCAGACGCCATCGAGTTCATTCCGGCGGTCCCGAAAGGAGCGACGGGGAAGTTCTCGAAGATCGACCTGGAAGATCAGTACGTCGACGACGAACTCCGGGCGCGAGTCCGCGAGCAGGCCCCCGGACAGCGGTAG
- a CDS encoding metallophosphoesterase, with translation MTAFDDAGPVVARLDEPRGDHTRFAVLADPHVSTREEGTSKLFEHTLDHLEAAVADIGRRDVDAVLSPGDLTKDGEPWNYDAVDRALSELDAPFYAVPGNHDVPKTRDEHDPLSVEGFADRYGPGDLPYHVEVGSLDVIGLNTAGTADRLYESHEGRVTEATLDWLGETLAEAETPVVLLHHNLPSVSDQIDAHREIESEMVEIPAIVDADPLAETLADGGAQLLFSGHYHLPATGEYRGLREIAAPTTCSFPQSYLLCETTPAGTTVRLVPIADEVGLETAHARRTDDSATAKGLTAIAAARLASFPLVTE, from the coding sequence ATGACCGCGTTCGACGACGCCGGGCCGGTCGTGGCCCGACTGGACGAGCCACGCGGGGACCACACGCGCTTCGCGGTGCTGGCCGACCCACACGTCTCGACGCGCGAGGAGGGTACGTCGAAGCTGTTCGAACACACGCTCGATCACCTGGAAGCGGCCGTCGCGGACATCGGTCGCCGCGACGTCGACGCCGTCCTCTCGCCGGGCGACCTGACGAAAGACGGCGAGCCCTGGAACTACGACGCCGTGGATCGGGCACTGTCCGAACTGGACGCGCCCTTCTATGCCGTCCCCGGCAACCACGACGTACCGAAGACCAGAGACGAACACGACCCTCTCTCCGTCGAGGGGTTCGCCGACCGCTACGGCCCTGGCGATCTCCCTTACCACGTCGAGGTGGGCAGCCTGGACGTGATCGGGCTCAACACTGCCGGTACGGCAGACCGGCTGTACGAGAGCCACGAGGGACGGGTCACCGAGGCGACGCTGGACTGGCTCGGCGAGACCCTGGCCGAGGCGGAAACGCCGGTGGTCCTCCTCCATCACAACCTCCCGTCGGTGAGCGACCAGATCGACGCCCACCGGGAGATCGAGTCCGAGATGGTCGAGATCCCGGCGATAGTCGACGCGGACCCGCTGGCCGAGACACTCGCCGACGGCGGGGCACAGCTCCTGTTCAGCGGCCACTACCACCTGCCCGCGACCGGCGAGTACCGCGGGCTGCGAGAGATCGCCGCGCCGACGACCTGCTCGTTCCCGCAGTCGTATCTCCTCTGTGAGACGACGCCGGCCGGGACGACGGTCCGCCTCGTCCCGATCGCCGACGAGGTCGGACTGGAGACTGCACACGCCCGCCGGACCGACGACTCCGCGACCGCGAAAGGCCTGACCGCGATCGCCGCCGCTCGGCTGGCCTCGTTCCCGCTGGTCACGGAGTGA
- a CDS encoding SDR family NAD(P)-dependent oxidoreductase, producing the protein MPADPTANAVPNRHADTVAVVTGSTRGIGAGVARRFAAEGASVVVTGRSVQPGEQVVAEIEDAGGEATFLQADMRDPAEIQALIEHTVEEYGRVDTLVNNAGVQTETTASEATLDDWAFVVETDFRSFWLCAKAAVEHMPEGGTVLNMSSNHARLTMPGLFPYNAVKAGIDGMTRAMALELGPEGITVNTINPGWIEIERTSEELGDDYEYTEEIHPVGRLGTPADVAGLAAFLASDDATFVTGESILVDGGRSQVMQDDVYLDYRRE; encoded by the coding sequence ATGCCAGCAGACCCGACAGCCAACGCCGTCCCGAACAGACACGCAGACACCGTCGCCGTCGTCACCGGTTCGACCCGCGGCATCGGCGCTGGCGTCGCCCGCCGCTTCGCCGCCGAAGGGGCCTCCGTCGTCGTCACCGGTCGCTCCGTCCAGCCCGGCGAGCAGGTCGTCGCCGAGATCGAAGACGCGGGCGGCGAAGCGACCTTCCTGCAGGCGGACATGCGCGATCCCGCCGAGATTCAGGCGCTGATCGAACACACCGTCGAGGAGTACGGCCGCGTCGACACGCTGGTCAACAACGCGGGCGTCCAGACCGAGACCACCGCCAGCGAGGCGACGCTTGACGACTGGGCGTTCGTCGTCGAGACCGACTTCCGCTCGTTCTGGCTCTGTGCGAAGGCCGCCGTCGAGCACATGCCCGAGGGCGGCACCGTCCTCAACATGTCCTCGAACCACGCCCGCCTGACGATGCCCGGCCTCTTCCCGTACAACGCCGTCAAGGCCGGCATCGACGGGATGACCCGCGCGATGGCGCTGGAACTCGGCCCCGAGGGGATCACGGTCAACACGATCAACCCCGGCTGGATCGAGATCGAACGGACCAGCGAGGAACTGGGCGACGATTACGAGTACACCGAGGAGATCCACCCCGTCGGCCGGCTCGGGACGCCCGCCGACGTGGCCGGTCTCGCCGCCTTCCTCGCCAGCGACGACGCGACGTTCGTCACCGGCGAGAGCATCCTCGTCGACGGCGGACGCTCACAGGTGATGCAAGACGACGTGTACCTCGACTACCGTCGAGAGTGA
- a CDS encoding DUF4870 domain-containing protein, which produces MTSNTSAPKDGPELLDERPVGGILVHPFALLTAGIGAGLVYLVANHEFTRTNARNVLNWHLSVLALTAIAVLTFTLGADELTIGSRVVDWSLLGPPLDTIVAIVGTLLLLLTGCVWSLTWVFTLIATVKAILGDPWNYPFAREFVNRESRTSREETV; this is translated from the coding sequence ATGACATCGAATACATCCGCCCCGAAAGACGGTCCCGAACTGCTCGACGAACGCCCTGTCGGTGGCATTCTGGTCCACCCGTTCGCGCTCCTGACCGCCGGTATCGGCGCTGGACTCGTGTATCTCGTCGCCAACCACGAGTTCACGCGAACGAACGCACGCAACGTCCTCAACTGGCACCTGTCGGTGCTGGCCCTCACCGCGATCGCGGTCCTGACCTTCACGCTCGGAGCCGACGAACTGACGATCGGCAGCCGCGTCGTCGACTGGTCACTACTCGGGCCGCCACTCGATACGATCGTCGCGATCGTCGGGACGTTGCTGTTGTTGCTAACGGGATGTGTGTGGTCGCTGACGTGGGTGTTCACCCTGATCGCCACCGTCAAGGCCATTCTGGGCGACCCGTGGAACTACCCGTTCGCACGGGAGTTCGTCAACCGAGAGTCCCGAACGTCGAGAGAAGAGACAGTCTGA
- a CDS encoding bifunctional oligoribonuclease/PAP phosphatase NrnA has product MADHTAVAGTLEGHDSCLLVVHAQADLDTVGAAVGLARTLDSETRIVAPDGLKQRARQLVEALDETVHTPDAVGDADCLVVLDAPSSDRIEPVWGAVTPEPLVVIDHHEPDDLVEASTVAAVDTTAGATAALVADVIDALDATADSKARIALAAGLFDDTGGLADASPEEISRFGDLLADNDRVDVLSALLEHERSFGQRVAASKAVVRATGYRADRTLVLTTTISSQQSVAAQALRATGAEIALVFSERDDQVWIVGRAESGSINLPEDLFEPLAAAFGGDGGGHAGAGVAKLETTALENVREETVAQLEATLGTELSALS; this is encoded by the coding sequence ATGGCAGATCACACAGCCGTCGCCGGTACACTCGAAGGGCACGATTCGTGTCTGCTGGTGGTCCACGCCCAGGCCGACCTCGACACGGTCGGTGCCGCCGTCGGACTCGCACGCACGCTCGACAGCGAAACGCGGATCGTCGCGCCGGACGGCCTCAAACAGCGAGCCCGGCAGCTGGTCGAGGCCCTCGACGAGACCGTTCACACCCCCGACGCGGTCGGCGACGCCGACTGTCTGGTCGTCCTCGACGCACCGTCGAGCGACCGCATCGAGCCGGTGTGGGGAGCGGTGACGCCGGAACCCCTCGTCGTGATCGACCACCACGAACCCGACGACCTCGTCGAGGCGTCGACGGTCGCCGCCGTCGACACGACCGCCGGTGCGACGGCCGCGCTGGTCGCCGACGTGATCGACGCGCTGGATGCCACAGCGGACTCGAAAGCACGGATCGCGCTGGCAGCGGGGCTGTTCGACGACACGGGCGGGCTCGCGGATGCCTCGCCCGAGGAAATCAGTCGCTTCGGCGACCTCCTGGCCGACAACGACCGCGTCGACGTGCTCTCGGCGCTGCTCGAACACGAGCGGTCGTTCGGCCAGCGAGTCGCCGCGAGCAAGGCGGTCGTTCGGGCGACGGGCTACCGTGCCGACCGGACGCTGGTCCTGACGACGACGATCAGCAGCCAGCAGAGTGTCGCCGCACAGGCGCTCCGGGCGACCGGAGCCGAGATCGCGCTCGTGTTCTCCGAGCGAGACGACCAGGTCTGGATCGTCGGCCGCGCCGAGTCCGGGAGCATCAACCTTCCCGAGGACCTGTTCGAGCCACTGGCCGCGGCGTTCGGCGGCGACGGCGGCGGCCACGCGGGTGCCGGCGTGGCGAAACTCGAAACGACGGCACTGGAGAACGTCCGCGAGGAGACGGTCGCTCAGCTGGAAGCGACGCTCGGGACGGAGCTGTCGGCGCTGTCCTAG